One window from the genome of Bacillus tianshenii encodes:
- a CDS encoding phage holin family protein → MRWLVHLLVNSIVLIVVAGYMDSFYLEGIGAAIIASVLLSILNVIVKPFLILLTLPVTVLTLGLFLFIINAITLMITQGLMGDSFVIDGFGTAIIASIIISLLNLLLQKFVIERFTEKRS, encoded by the coding sequence ATGAGATGGCTCGTTCATTTGCTCGTCAACAGCATCGTTTTGATAGTTGTGGCGGGCTATATGGATTCCTTTTATCTAGAAGGAATTGGAGCAGCAATCATAGCAAGTGTATTGCTGTCTATCTTAAATGTGATCGTCAAGCCATTCCTTATACTGCTCACTTTACCTGTCACGGTACTGACGTTAGGGCTGTTTCTCTTTATTATCAATGCGATTACGCTTATGATTACGCAAGGGTTGATGGGTGATTCGTTTGTCATTGATGGATTTGGCACAGCAATCATTGCTTCTATTATTATTTCGTTATTAAATTTACTGCTTCAGAAATTCGTGATTGAGCGATTTACAGAAAAGCGCAGCTAA
- a CDS encoding PspC domain-containing protein: MKKLYRSRRNRKVSGVLGGIAEYINVDPTIIRIIFVVLMIATTVFPLALAYVIASFVLPRDTGVIES, from the coding sequence ATGAAGAAATTATATCGTTCACGTAGAAATCGAAAAGTTAGCGGTGTGTTAGGCGGTATTGCGGAGTATATTAATGTTGACCCGACGATTATCCGCATCATTTTCGTCGTCTTAATGATTGCCACAACAGTCTTTCCGTTAGCGCTTGCCTATGTAATTGCATCATTTGTCCTTCCTCGTGATACAGGGGTTATTGAGTCATGA
- a CDS encoding DUF4097 domain-containing protein, producing MADERKRILKMVEDGMLSAEEALKLLESLERDRNVEPNSTDTSLSVDVDWENAEQSTHKKEAKRPRFSDFVETAIKKIKDVDFDFNFGTSYAVNHIFQQKDVDLKSIYVDIANGSVKCMPWDEQDVRIECDVQVFKARDEEHAREEFLKDARFTVEGERMYFSMQRKTIKVQTVLYIPRSHYEKINIRTFNGQVSGEKLEVKSLQAKTANGAIRFARIQGTDIELEAANGKVMLEHSQAKDLDIETLNGRIVTHGSYEKVDLKSFSGNIECTLTDSNSRSIFLNTKTGSIDVFVPKNIEVHGTLKSNLGRFGCYLENISTMNETKDVVQKEMKFTTNDGSEHSLQLEAEAKAGSVFVKHR from the coding sequence ATGGCGGACGAACGTAAGCGTATTTTGAAGATGGTGGAAGATGGAATGCTTTCAGCGGAAGAAGCACTTAAATTACTTGAATCATTAGAGCGGGACCGAAATGTTGAGCCGAATTCAACTGATACTTCGCTTTCAGTAGATGTTGACTGGGAAAATGCCGAGCAGTCTACACATAAGAAAGAAGCAAAAAGACCGAGATTTTCTGATTTCGTCGAAACGGCGATTAAGAAAATTAAAGATGTGGATTTTGATTTTAATTTTGGTACGTCGTATGCAGTCAATCACATTTTTCAGCAAAAAGATGTCGATTTGAAAAGCATTTATGTAGACATTGCGAATGGAAGCGTCAAATGTATGCCGTGGGATGAGCAGGATGTGAGGATTGAATGTGATGTGCAAGTATTTAAGGCACGAGATGAAGAGCATGCACGAGAAGAGTTTTTGAAAGATGCTCGCTTTACAGTGGAAGGTGAGCGGATGTACTTCTCCATGCAACGCAAAACGATTAAAGTCCAAACTGTTCTCTATATCCCTCGTTCACATTATGAGAAAATTAATATCCGTACATTTAATGGCCAAGTGTCAGGAGAGAAGCTTGAAGTGAAATCATTGCAAGCAAAAACAGCAAATGGTGCCATTCGATTTGCGCGTATTCAAGGAACAGATATTGAGCTTGAAGCAGCGAACGGAAAAGTGATGCTTGAACACAGTCAGGCGAAAGACCTTGATATTGAAACATTAAATGGTCGCATCGTTACGCACGGGTCTTATGAAAAAGTAGACTTAAAAAGCTTTAGCGGGAATATTGAATGTACACTTACAGATTCAAACAGTCGCAGTATCTTTCTGAATACAAAAACAGGCAGTATCGATGTATTTGTACCAAAGAATATTGAAGTTCACGGTACATTGAAATCAAATCTAGGCCGGTTTGGTTGTTACTTAGAAAATATCAGTACGATGAATGAAACAAAAGATGTTGTCCAAAAGGAAATGAAATTCACAACGAATGATGGAAGTGAGCATTCATTACAGCTAGAGGCAGAGGCGAAAGCAGGCTCTGTGTTTGTGAAGCATCGATAA
- a CDS encoding DUF4870 domain-containing protein — protein sequence METNRILSSLCYFSIFFAGFIFPIIVYIVSSDMSTKQHAKSALLSHLIPFITIVAAVLVFVANGLANMEPSFWLLVFTALIVGGVNLVVLIWNIIKGVKVLND from the coding sequence ATGGAGACAAACCGAATTCTTTCATCACTTTGTTATTTTAGTATTTTCTTTGCAGGGTTTATTTTTCCAATAATCGTATATATTGTTTCAAGTGATATGAGTACAAAGCAGCACGCCAAATCGGCGTTGTTATCACATTTAATTCCGTTTATTACAATTGTCGCAGCGGTTCTTGTGTTCGTGGCAAATGGGTTGGCAAATATGGAGCCGAGCTTTTGGCTGCTTGTGTTTACTGCTTTAATTGTTGGTGGTGTGAATCTTGTCGTGTTGATCTGGAATATTATTAAAGGTGTAAAGGTATTAAATGATTAA
- the uvrA gene encoding excinuclease ABC subunit UvrA — protein sequence MSVKDIIVKGARAHNLKNVDIEIPRDKLVVLTGLSGSGKSSLAFDTIYAEGQRRYVESLSAYARQFLGQMDKPDVDSIEGLSPAISIDQKTTSRNPRSTVGTVTEIYDYLRLLYARVGKPICPKHGIEITSQTIQQMVDRILEYPERTKLQVLAPVVSGRKGTHVKTLEEIKKQGYVRLRVNGEMREVTEEIELEKNKKHSIEVVIDRIVVKEGVESRLADSLQTALRLADGKVKIDLIDGDELLFSEHHACPYCGFSIGELEPRMFSFNSPYGACPKCDGLGTKLEVDLDLVIPDWERSLRDHALAPWEPTSSQYYPQLLESVCNHYGIDMDIPVKDIPQSQLDKVLYGSGKEKVYFRYENDFGQVRENHIYFEGVVNNVQRRYKETSSDYIREQMEKYMAQKACPSCKGHRLKKESLSVLIDGKHIGEVTDRSVQDSYNFFDGLQLSEKDMKIARMILREIKERLGFLVNVGLDYLTLSRSAGTLSGGEAQRIRLATQIGSRLTGVLYILDEPSIGLHQRDNDRLIRTLQNMRDIGNTLIVVEHDEDTMLAADYLIDIGPGAGAHGGKITSQGTPKEVMNDDSSLTGQYLSGKKFIPLPYERRQPSDRKIEIVGAKENNLQNVDVSIPLGLFTCVTGVSGSGKSTLINEVLYKSLAQKLHRAKSKPGAHKTIKGMEQLDKVIDIDQSPIGRTPRSNPATYTGVFDDIRDVFAQTNEAKMRGYKKGRFSFNVKGGRCEACRGDGIIKIEMHFLPDVYVPCEVCDGKRYNRETLEVKYKNKNIADILDMTVEDALEFFSNIPKIKRKLQTIFDVGLGYITLGQPATTLSGGEAQRVKLASELHRRSTGRSLYILDEPTTGLHVDDIARLLKVLQRLVENGDTVLVIEHNLDVIKASDYIIDLGPEGGEKGGQIVATGTPEEICKEERSYTGQYMKPIIERDRKRMEARIEKAEVN from the coding sequence ATGTCTGTGAAAGATATTATCGTAAAAGGGGCACGCGCCCACAATTTAAAAAATGTTGATATAGAAATTCCGCGCGATAAGCTTGTTGTCTTAACAGGATTATCAGGGTCGGGGAAATCGTCATTAGCATTTGACACGATTTATGCAGAAGGGCAGCGGCGTTACGTTGAATCCCTCTCAGCATATGCGCGTCAATTTCTCGGTCAGATGGATAAGCCTGATGTTGATTCAATTGAAGGACTTTCACCAGCGATTTCAATTGACCAAAAAACAACAAGCCGAAACCCGCGTTCAACAGTTGGAACGGTTACGGAAATCTATGATTATTTGCGTTTATTATATGCACGAGTAGGTAAGCCGATTTGTCCGAAGCATGGAATTGAAATTACATCGCAAACAATTCAGCAGATGGTGGACCGAATTCTCGAATATCCAGAACGGACAAAGCTTCAAGTATTAGCACCCGTTGTATCAGGTCGAAAAGGTACGCACGTGAAGACGCTTGAAGAGATTAAGAAACAGGGTTATGTGCGTCTTCGTGTGAATGGGGAAATGCGTGAAGTCACAGAAGAGATTGAGCTTGAGAAGAATAAGAAGCATTCAATTGAAGTTGTGATTGACCGTATTGTCGTCAAAGAAGGTGTGGAATCTCGTCTTGCAGATTCCTTACAAACCGCCTTACGCCTAGCAGATGGAAAAGTAAAAATCGACCTGATTGATGGAGATGAGCTTCTTTTCAGTGAGCATCATGCTTGTCCATATTGTGGCTTTTCAATTGGTGAGCTAGAGCCGCGCATGTTTTCATTTAACAGTCCATATGGAGCATGTCCGAAATGTGATGGGCTTGGTACAAAGCTTGAGGTCGACCTTGATCTTGTGATTCCTGATTGGGAACGCTCGTTGCGTGACCATGCGCTAGCACCATGGGAACCAACTAGTTCGCAATATTACCCTCAGCTATTAGAAAGTGTCTGCAATCACTACGGCATTGATATGGATATTCCTGTGAAGGATATTCCGCAAAGTCAGTTAGATAAAGTTCTTTACGGAAGCGGCAAGGAAAAAGTTTATTTCCGTTATGAAAATGATTTCGGTCAAGTACGCGAAAACCATATTTATTTCGAAGGTGTTGTCAACAATGTGCAGCGCCGTTACAAAGAAACAAGCTCAGATTATATCCGTGAGCAAATGGAAAAATATATGGCTCAGAAAGCATGTCCATCTTGTAAAGGGCACCGCTTGAAAAAAGAAAGCCTTTCTGTATTGATAGACGGCAAGCACATTGGTGAAGTAACGGATCGCTCGGTCCAAGATTCATATAACTTCTTCGATGGGCTGCAATTAAGTGAAAAAGATATGAAAATTGCACGCATGATTTTGCGTGAAATTAAAGAACGGCTCGGTTTTCTCGTCAATGTTGGGCTTGATTATTTAACATTAAGTCGTTCAGCAGGCACGTTGTCAGGTGGTGAAGCACAGCGGATTCGTCTGGCGACACAGATTGGTTCAAGGCTGACGGGTGTCCTCTATATTTTAGATGAACCGTCAATCGGCCTTCACCAACGAGATAATGATCGACTAATTCGCACACTGCAAAATATGCGTGATATCGGGAATACACTAATTGTTGTGGAGCATGATGAAGATACGATGCTTGCGGCTGATTACTTAATTGACATTGGTCCAGGAGCTGGTGCGCATGGCGGGAAAATTACTTCACAAGGTACGCCGAAAGAAGTGATGAATGATGATTCGTCTCTTACAGGACAGTATCTATCAGGGAAGAAGTTCATCCCGCTTCCATATGAACGGAGACAGCCTAGTGACCGGAAAATCGAGATTGTAGGTGCGAAAGAAAATAACTTGCAAAACGTCGATGTCAGCATCCCGCTTGGCCTCTTTACATGTGTCACAGGTGTGTCTGGTTCTGGAAAAAGCACACTTATCAATGAAGTGCTCTATAAATCCCTTGCCCAAAAGCTTCATCGTGCAAAGAGTAAACCAGGCGCTCATAAAACAATTAAAGGAATGGAGCAGCTGGATAAAGTAATCGACATCGATCAATCGCCAATCGGGCGTACACCACGTTCCAACCCTGCCACCTACACAGGTGTGTTCGATGATATTCGTGACGTATTCGCGCAAACAAATGAAGCAAAAATGCGCGGCTATAAAAAAGGCCGTTTCAGCTTCAATGTGAAAGGTGGACGGTGTGAAGCATGTCGTGGTGATGGGATTATTAAGATTGAAATGCACTTCCTTCCAGATGTGTACGTGCCTTGTGAAGTGTGTGATGGGAAACGGTATAATCGTGAAACGCTTGAAGTGAAATATAAGAACAAGAATATTGCTGATATTCTTGATATGACAGTCGAGGATGCGCTTGAGTTCTTCAGCAATATCCCGAAAATTAAGCGTAAGCTACAGACGATCTTTGATGTAGGACTCGGTTACATTACACTTGGACAGCCTGCCACAACACTATCAGGTGGTGAGGCTCAGCGTGTGAAGCTTGCTTCCGAACTGCATCGACGCTCAACAGGTCGTTCGCTGTATATTCTGGATGAGCCGACAACAGGGTTGCATGTGGACGATATTGCCCGTTTGCTGAAAGTACTGCAGCGTCTTGTTGAAAATGGAGATACCGTGCTTGTTATTGAACATAACCTTGATGTTATTAAAGCATCCGATTATATCATTGATTTAGGTCCAGAAGGCGGTGAAAAAGGCGGTCAAATCGTCGCCACCGGAACTCCAGAAGAAATATGCAAAGAAGAACGTTCATATACAGGTCAGTATATGAAGCCAATTATCGAACGAGACCGCAAACGAATGGAAGCTCGAATTGAAAAGGCGGAAGTGAACTAA
- the uvrB gene encoding excinuclease ABC subunit UvrB, giving the protein MNEKFELVSKYEPQGDQPKAIEQLVKGIQEEKTHQTLLGATGTGKTFTMSNVIKQVNKPTLVIAHNKTLAGQLYSEFKEFFPNNAVEYFVSYYDYYQPEAYVPSTDTFIEKDASTNDEIDKLRHSATTALFERNDVIIVASVSCIYGLGSPEEYKELVVSLRVGMEMERDKLLRELVDIQYTRNDIDFKRGTFRVRGDIVEIIPASREEHCIRIEFFGDEIDRIREVDALTGEIIGDREHVAIFPASHFVTREEKMKVAIENIEKELEERLKELHEQGKLLEAQRLEQRTRYDLEMMREMGFCSGVENYSRHLTLRPAGSTPYTLMDFFPKDSLIMIDESHVTLPQIRGMYNGDQARKQVLVDHGFRLPSALDNRPLKFEEFEDHINQIVYVSATPGPYEQEHSPEMTEQIIRPTGLLDPTVDIRPIEGQIDDLLGEINKRVERNERVLVTTLTKKMSEDLTDYLKEVGIKVAYLHSEINTLERIEIIRDLRLGKYDVLVGINLLREGLDIPEVSLVTILDADKEGFLRSQRSLIQTMGRAARNENGHVIMYADKITDSMRIAIDETERRRVTQMEYNEKHGITPQTIKKDVRDVIKATFAAEETETYEEKPSISEMSKEEQKQMIEKLEKEMKDAARALDFERAAELRDILIELKG; this is encoded by the coding sequence TTGAATGAGAAGTTTGAGTTAGTATCGAAGTACGAGCCGCAGGGAGATCAACCGAAAGCAATCGAGCAATTAGTGAAGGGGATTCAAGAAGAGAAAACACACCAAACATTACTCGGTGCAACAGGAACGGGTAAAACCTTCACAATGTCGAACGTCATTAAGCAAGTAAATAAACCAACATTGGTTATTGCCCATAATAAGACACTCGCAGGCCAGCTCTACAGTGAATTCAAGGAATTCTTCCCGAATAATGCGGTTGAATACTTTGTCAGCTACTATGATTATTACCAACCAGAGGCCTATGTGCCTTCAACAGATACATTTATTGAGAAGGATGCAAGTACGAATGATGAAATTGACAAGCTGCGTCACTCTGCCACAACAGCGTTGTTTGAACGGAACGATGTTATCATCGTCGCAAGTGTATCGTGTATCTATGGCTTAGGTTCACCAGAGGAATATAAGGAATTAGTTGTTTCCTTGCGTGTTGGGATGGAGATGGAACGTGACAAGCTTCTGCGTGAACTAGTCGATATTCAGTATACACGCAATGATATAGATTTTAAGCGTGGTACATTTCGTGTTCGAGGAGATATTGTGGAGATTATTCCAGCCTCACGAGAAGAGCATTGTATTCGAATTGAATTTTTCGGAGATGAAATTGACCGGATTCGTGAAGTGGACGCACTGACTGGTGAAATTATCGGGGACCGTGAGCATGTAGCGATCTTCCCGGCATCCCACTTCGTTACACGTGAAGAGAAGATGAAGGTTGCAATTGAGAATATTGAGAAAGAATTAGAAGAACGGTTAAAAGAATTACACGAACAAGGCAAGCTGCTTGAAGCACAAAGGCTGGAGCAGAGAACACGCTATGACTTAGAGATGATGCGTGAAATGGGCTTCTGTTCAGGTGTTGAAAACTATTCGCGCCATTTAACACTGCGCCCGGCAGGTTCTACACCATACACACTGATGGATTTCTTTCCAAAAGACTCATTAATTATGATTGATGAATCACATGTTACATTACCGCAAATTCGCGGGATGTATAACGGGGACCAAGCGCGTAAACAAGTGCTCGTTGACCATGGGTTCCGTCTGCCGTCAGCTCTTGATAACCGGCCGTTGAAGTTTGAGGAGTTTGAAGACCATATTAACCAAATTGTCTATGTATCTGCTACACCTGGGCCGTATGAACAGGAACATTCTCCAGAGATGACCGAACAGATTATTCGTCCAACAGGTCTGCTTGACCCAACTGTCGACATTCGCCCAATTGAGGGGCAGATTGATGATTTGTTAGGTGAAATTAATAAACGGGTAGAACGAAATGAAAGAGTTCTTGTGACAACCTTAACGAAAAAGATGTCTGAGGATTTAACAGACTACTTGAAAGAAGTTGGCATAAAGGTTGCGTATTTGCATTCTGAAATAAACACATTAGAGCGGATTGAAATTATTCGTGACTTGCGTCTAGGAAAATACGATGTGCTCGTTGGCATTAACTTGCTGCGTGAAGGACTCGATATTCCAGAAGTGTCGCTTGTAACCATTTTAGACGCTGATAAGGAAGGGTTCTTACGTTCGCAGCGTTCCTTAATTCAGACAATGGGGCGTGCCGCTCGTAATGAAAATGGTCATGTCATTATGTACGCTGATAAAATAACAGATTCGATGCGCATCGCAATCGATGAAACAGAACGTAGACGCGTTACTCAAATGGAATACAACGAAAAGCATGGCATCACGCCGCAAACGATTAAGAAGGATGTTCGAGATGTCATTAAAGCAACATTCGCAGCAGAGGAAACAGAGACGTATGAAGAAAAACCAAGTATTTCAGAAATGAGTAAGGAAGAGCAAAAACAAATGATCGAAAAGCTCGAGAAGGAAATGAAGGATGCTGCAAGAGCGCTTGATTTCGAACGTGCAGCAGAGTTAAGAGATATTCTGATTGAGCTGAAAGGTTAA
- a CDS encoding spore germination protein: MKFQSKLEQMSLKNKKPQQKNNQQKENTDAQHTKGFSFQLEQNISYVKEGLGNSSDLVTRTIIPTNNRELKLGILYIDGLIDNHAMQNYLMETLMVDMKDAPTSVKAFYPFIKESLLPIGELKEIDTFEKVFDHILSGDTVLFVNGELQALALTTKGWKDRGVNEPTSESVIRGPKEGFTETLRTNTALLRRKIKDPNLRIESKKLGRMTKTDIAIVYLHGTADEKVVEEVHKRLDDIDVDGILESGYIEEFIEDDQLSPFPTTYNSERPDTVAASLLEGRVAIITDGTPFVLIVPALFVQFFQANEDYYQRFDISTAIRILRFLSFILALLMPSLYIAATTFHQEMIPAPLLISLAAQREGVPFPAFIEALLMELTFEILREAGVRMPRAVGGAISIVGALVLGEAAVQAGLVSPAMVIVVSITAIASFVIPAFNMSISIRMLRFVFMGLAASFGLFGIILGLIATSLHLCSLKSFGIPYMSPLAPIIPKDQKDVVIRFPHWGLFSRPTFLSRKNEKRSNTGFKGR, from the coding sequence ATGAAATTTCAGTCCAAGCTTGAACAAATGAGCTTAAAAAACAAAAAGCCTCAACAAAAGAACAATCAACAAAAAGAAAATACCGATGCTCAGCATACAAAAGGCTTCTCATTTCAACTCGAGCAAAACATTTCATATGTAAAAGAAGGATTAGGCAACAGCTCTGACCTTGTTACTAGAACTATTATTCCCACGAATAACCGTGAATTAAAACTAGGCATCCTTTATATTGACGGATTGATTGACAATCATGCGATGCAAAATTATTTAATGGAAACATTGATGGTAGATATGAAGGATGCACCAACTTCCGTTAAAGCGTTCTATCCATTTATAAAAGAATCGCTCCTTCCAATTGGAGAATTGAAGGAAATCGACACATTTGAAAAAGTATTTGACCATATCCTCTCTGGTGATACCGTTCTTTTCGTTAATGGGGAGCTTCAAGCATTAGCCTTAACGACGAAAGGCTGGAAGGACCGCGGCGTTAATGAACCAACCTCTGAAAGCGTGATCCGCGGACCGAAGGAAGGATTTACTGAAACGTTGCGCACGAACACTGCTCTATTACGTCGAAAAATAAAGGACCCGAACCTCCGCATTGAGTCAAAAAAGCTAGGACGGATGACAAAAACCGATATTGCCATTGTCTACTTACACGGCACAGCCGATGAAAAAGTCGTTGAGGAGGTCCATAAGCGGTTAGATGATATTGATGTAGACGGGATCCTTGAAAGCGGGTATATCGAGGAATTTATTGAAGATGATCAGCTGTCACCTTTTCCAACAACCTATAACTCTGAGAGACCTGACACAGTCGCCGCTAGTCTGCTTGAAGGAAGAGTTGCGATTATAACTGACGGAACACCGTTCGTGTTAATTGTGCCAGCACTGTTTGTTCAATTTTTTCAAGCGAATGAAGATTACTATCAGCGGTTTGATATTAGTACAGCGATTCGAATTTTACGTTTCTTATCCTTTATCTTGGCATTATTAATGCCTTCTCTCTATATTGCGGCAACAACCTTCCATCAAGAAATGATCCCAGCCCCGCTCCTTATTAGCCTGGCAGCTCAGCGTGAAGGTGTTCCATTCCCTGCTTTTATCGAAGCATTGTTAATGGAGCTTACGTTTGAAATTTTACGAGAAGCAGGCGTACGCATGCCTCGGGCTGTCGGGGGAGCCATTTCAATTGTTGGTGCGCTCGTTCTTGGAGAAGCCGCCGTTCAAGCAGGGCTTGTCTCTCCGGCAATGGTGATTGTTGTATCCATTACAGCCATTGCAAGCTTTGTTATTCCAGCGTTTAATATGAGCATTTCCATTCGCATGCTGCGGTTCGTATTCATGGGGCTTGCTGCAAGCTTCGGCTTATTCGGCATCATTCTTGGTCTTATCGCCACGTCACTGCACTTATGCAGCTTGAAATCATTCGGCATTCCATACATGTCACCACTTGCACCAATCATTCCGAAGGACCAAAAAGACGTCGTCATTCGTTTTCCACACTGGGGGCTATTTTCTCGCCCAACCTTCCTTAGCCGCAAAAATGAAAAGCGCAGCAACACTGGATTTAAAGGAAGATAA
- a CDS encoding Ger(x)C family spore germination protein encodes MKKWQTTLLFILCLTLLTGCWNKRELNDLGVAVAVGIDKTEDENFKIIVQLINPGEVATQTPTTRPPVSTYEIEGESVFEAFRKLTIKSPRKIYLSQLRLIVLGEKLAEEGIQETLDFLYRDHEMRTSFFLMVAKDEQMEDILNVLTSFEKIPANKVLYSLQASETNWAPTKGVNLDDVVSAIMSKGSEPVLTGIYISGVTDGSDITNVQRVNAPTQLTIDNLAIFKNDELVGWLSEDESKGYNYVKGNVHSTIVTVPCHKDNGIISVEMIRTAAESTAILKDNKPFIKVKITGEGNVGDVECKIDLTKDKTLKAIEKKVNNDIKDKINAALKTAQQDYKSDIFGFGEEVRRSEPKYWHKVEDNWSNIFAEMEVEVDVEIKIRRTGTIIRSIEQ; translated from the coding sequence ATGAAGAAGTGGCAGACAACTTTATTATTCATCCTTTGTCTTACCCTTCTGACTGGATGCTGGAATAAACGTGAATTGAATGACTTAGGGGTCGCTGTGGCTGTTGGGATCGATAAAACAGAAGACGAAAACTTTAAAATTATCGTTCAGCTCATTAACCCTGGTGAAGTTGCCACACAAACACCAACAACACGACCTCCCGTTTCGACATATGAAATTGAAGGTGAAAGTGTCTTTGAAGCCTTTCGAAAGCTTACCATTAAATCTCCGCGGAAAATCTACCTATCACAACTCCGGTTAATTGTATTAGGTGAAAAGCTTGCAGAAGAAGGCATTCAAGAAACACTGGACTTCTTATATCGTGATCATGAAATGCGAACAAGCTTTTTCTTAATGGTCGCAAAAGACGAACAGATGGAAGACATCTTAAATGTTCTTACATCCTTCGAAAAAATCCCAGCAAACAAAGTTCTCTACTCGTTGCAAGCATCAGAAACAAACTGGGCTCCAACGAAAGGGGTTAATTTGGATGATGTCGTCTCTGCAATTATGAGCAAGGGAAGCGAACCTGTCTTAACAGGCATCTATATTTCCGGCGTCACGGATGGTTCAGATATTACAAATGTGCAACGAGTAAATGCACCTACCCAGCTTACAATTGATAATTTAGCTATTTTCAAAAATGATGAGCTCGTTGGCTGGCTAAGTGAAGATGAAAGTAAAGGCTACAATTATGTAAAAGGGAATGTTCACAGTACGATCGTAACTGTCCCTTGCCACAAGGATAATGGAATTATCAGCGTGGAAATGATTCGAACAGCTGCTGAATCCACTGCCATATTAAAAGATAATAAGCCATTTATTAAAGTCAAAATTACAGGTGAAGGAAATGTTGGAGATGTAGAATGCAAAATCGATTTAACGAAAGATAAAACGTTAAAAGCGATTGAAAAGAAAGTAAACAATGATATTAAAGATAAAATTAACGCTGCACTCAAAACAGCACAACAAGATTACAAAAGCGATATTTTCGGTTTTGGGGAAGAAGTACGTCGTTCAGAGCCTAAGTATTGGCACAAAGTCGAAGATAACTGGTCTAACATTTTTGCCGAAATGGAAGTGGAAGTGGATGTTGAAATCAAAATTAGACGAACAGGCACGATTATTCGATCCATTGAGCAATAA
- a CDS encoding endospore germination permease → MIENGKISARQFMYLVILFTIGSSILIVPSPLVGGAKQDAWIAGLFSVGVGLLVVRLYHAIETNMPNKTFVQISEAIFGRWFGKFLAFLFFSFTFLLAALVLRNIGDFMTTQILPETPLQYTHLLFLFVAIFGVKLGLEVIGRASELFLPWVIFLLLFLFVSLTPKFKPENLQPVFEFGFKPIISTSLPFIGSPFLELVVMLMLFPYVNNVKEAKKGFYLGTLIGGVILTAITLLSIIVIGTDLSALNAYPSYVLGKKIEIAGFLEGVEIIVAVIWMITIYFKLAVLLYASALGIAQIIELNDYKPLLYPLGMIMVVLSIISYPNVAYFQEFIGEIWYLFAATFGLFLPFIYWIGSAVKKRREKKA, encoded by the coding sequence ATGATCGAAAATGGCAAAATCAGCGCTCGACAGTTTATGTACTTAGTGATTTTATTTACAATTGGCAGTTCAATCTTAATTGTCCCTTCCCCACTTGTCGGCGGAGCAAAACAAGATGCGTGGATAGCAGGGTTATTTTCGGTCGGTGTCGGTCTGCTTGTTGTTCGGCTATACCATGCAATCGAAACAAATATGCCAAACAAAACATTTGTACAAATAAGTGAAGCGATTTTCGGAAGATGGTTCGGGAAGTTTCTCGCCTTTCTGTTCTTCAGCTTTACGTTCTTGCTCGCGGCTCTTGTGCTTCGAAACATTGGTGATTTCATGACGACTCAGATTCTTCCTGAAACACCGTTACAATACACGCATCTTCTCTTTCTATTTGTAGCTATCTTTGGTGTTAAGCTAGGATTAGAAGTTATCGGACGAGCATCTGAATTGTTTCTTCCATGGGTGATTTTCCTTTTGTTATTTCTGTTTGTCTCTCTAACTCCGAAATTTAAGCCGGAAAACCTACAGCCTGTATTTGAATTTGGATTTAAGCCGATTATTTCGACGTCACTTCCTTTTATTGGATCGCCATTTCTGGAGCTAGTTGTCATGCTGATGCTCTTCCCTTATGTCAACAATGTGAAAGAAGCAAAGAAAGGATTCTATCTCGGCACATTAATCGGTGGTGTTATTCTTACAGCAATTACTTTACTAAGCATTATCGTTATTGGTACTGATTTATCCGCATTGAATGCTTATCCGAGCTATGTGTTAGGAAAGAAGATCGAAATCGCTGGTTTCCTTGAAGGAGTCGAAATCATTGTCGCGGTCATTTGGATGATTACGATTTACTTCAAACTAGCTGTCTTACTCTATGCTTCTGCACTCGGAATCGCGCAAATTATAGAATTAAATGATTACAAGCCGCTCCTCTATCCGCTCGGAATGATTATGGTTGTCCTTTCGATTATCTCTTACCCGAACGTCGCCTACTTTCAAGAATTCATCGGGGAAATATGGTATTTATTCGCAGCAACTTTCGGGCTTTTTCTTCCATTTATCTACTGGATCGGTTCAGCGGTTAAGAAGCGCCGGGAGAAGAAAGCGTGA